GAGCAAAAACCAAAATGGGGGGGGGGGCGTTAAAGCAAAAGCCCCTTATTAAATTGAAGATGCATGCCAAGCATCAAAAAAGTGGTTGATGGTTAATGTAGGCTTATTTTTTCATCTTTTCCATTTCCTTTTCAATCATCTGCTCACGGTTGTCCTCCAGTTTGTTGGAGAAAACAAATGTCTTCAGGAAATGGAACACCAAACCGATTCCCCAGAAGATGGTCACCCAATAGAACCACCATTCGCCTTTACCGCTCATCATTTTTGTAACAAAATTGATGATAAACAGCATTATGTTGACGCCGATAAAGCTGTAGAGGTGCTTGTAGAAGCCTATTTTTTCATCCGCTCTCTTTTCCGCTCTTCTATACAAATCATTATCAGACATTCAATCACCTATAATTCTTTAAAGGATTTGACGAAATCCTCTTGTTGTATAATAATTACTTTATTGGCCATATTATTTAATCCTAATTTTTCATTGTGCATCTGATGGTAATTGCAGGTTGGGTACTTGATGTTGCCCGATGGAAAAAAAGTTTAATAGGGGAATCTAAAAACTATATATATAATCATGATTTAACTAAAAGTCAAATTTTCTTTATAATCATTGTTCTTAACACTGAGGCGAAAACTATGAAAACATGTAGCAAATGCGGATTTCAAAATGCTGATAACACCAAATTCTGTGTCAACTGTGGAAACGGACTGGATGTTGCGGTCCAACCGATGAATGCCTGTCCTAATTGCGGATTTCAAAACATTAGAGATGCCAAATTCTGTGTAGGCTGTGGATTTAAACTGGATGGAGCGTCAATGAAGACATGCCCTAATTGCGGATTTCAAAACAAGAGCGACGCCAAGTTTTGCGTCAGCTGTGCAACCAGTCTGGATCTTGATTCATTGAAGGAGTGCCCTAATTGCGGGTATCACAACAAGGAGGATGCCAAGTTTTGCGTCAGCTGTGCAACCAGTCTGGATCTTGATTCATTGAAGGAGTGCCCTAATTGCGGGTATCACAACAAGGAGGATGCCAAGTTCTGTGTCGGCTGCGGCAATGATTTGAGTGTTGAAATGAAGGTCTGCCCTGAGTGCGGCCATCAAAACAAGGAAGGCATGAAGTTCTGCGTTAACTGCGGAAACAAGCTTGAAGGTGAAGCTTCCAATAAAGAGATTGCAGAGGATGAAAGTCCGCAGGCAACCGCTGTAAAAGAAAATGTTGATGATGCAGCGGGCAGTGATGAAGAAATCGCAGAAGAGAGTGAAGAGGAAGTCTTCCAAGATGAAATGGATGAAGCCGCCGAGGAAGAAACAGAAGAAGAAACTATTGATTCAACACCAAAAAAAGGCAATACATGTCCAAAATGCGGACGCGATAATCTTGAGGGCATCAAATTCTGCATCGGTTGCGGAACCCCATTGGAAAAAATAGATATGGATGAGGATAAAGCAGATGTTGAAGAAACTGAAACCCAATCTGTTGATGAGGAAGATGAATCCGTTGAAGAAGATTCACAAATTGAAATTGATGAGGATAAAGCTGATTTACCTGTAAAAGATGAAGACAATGCCTGTCCTGAATGTGGGCATGTGAATGCTGAGGGCATTAACTTCTGCATTAAATGCGGAACCAAATTGGAAAAAGCAGAGATTGGTGAAGATAAAGCGGAAATTGAAGAAACTGAAACCCAATCTGTTGATGATGAAGATGATTCTAATGAGGATAAATCCAGTGGAGAGGATTCACCAGTTAAAGATGAAGGTGATGCTTGTCCTGAGTGTGGGCATGTGAATGCTGAAGGGACTAACTTCTGCATCAGTTGCGGAACCGAATTGATTAATCAAAAGCAAGCAGAACCGCAAACAAATGATAATGCCTGCCCTAAATGCGGACATGTAAACGCTGAAGGGACTAACTTCTGCATCAACTGCGGAAATAAGTTGGACAGTGTCCAATCAGACGTTTCACAGGCAAACGGCAATGACAAGAAAGTTTGTCCAAAATGCGGTCATGAAAATGACTACAATTATAAATACTGCAAAAACTGCAATCTTCCACTCAATGAAAATGGGGAGACTCTCGACGACAAGATTGAGGAGCTGCGCAGTGAAGTTTGCAGTTTTCATAAGGATGTGGGTAGCGACAAAATCGAGCTGCAGGTAGTGCAATTTTACAAGAGGGGTCCTAAGAATTTTTTAGTCCATTCCAAAATTCCCTATTCGATAGACGATACAGTTTCCGCTCTCAAGAGGGTACGCAATGTAAATCCTGTAGCCATTGGCGATAGGAATAAATTTAAAATCCTACAGTACGGATCCTTTAAAAACATTCACCTGTTTCTGGATGAAGACACGGAAAACGAAACTATAGTCCAGTATTTTATGGAGGACATAAGGGATTCCAACTCACCCCCTGCTTCCATTTTGCTTGACACATCAGTACATCTGGCAACAAAAAGGGAAGCAAAAGTGCTAATGAAGAAGTTAGTGAAAGAACTGGAAAAATCAAATTTCCAATGAATCCTTGAGGCGA
This Methanobrevibacter sp. DNA region includes the following protein-coding sequences:
- a CDS encoding 2TM domain-containing protein, translating into MSDNDLYRRAEKRADEKIGFYKHLYSFIGVNIMLFIINFVTKMMSGKGEWWFYWVTIFWGIGLVFHFLKTFVFSNKLEDNREQMIEKEMEKMKK
- a CDS encoding zinc ribbon domain-containing protein → MKTCSKCGFQNADNTKFCVNCGNGLDVAVQPMNACPNCGFQNIRDAKFCVGCGFKLDGASMKTCPNCGFQNKSDAKFCVSCATSLDLDSLKECPNCGYHNKEDAKFCVSCATSLDLDSLKECPNCGYHNKEDAKFCVGCGNDLSVEMKVCPECGHQNKEGMKFCVNCGNKLEGEASNKEIAEDESPQATAVKENVDDAAGSDEEIAEESEEEVFQDEMDEAAEEETEEETIDSTPKKGNTCPKCGRDNLEGIKFCIGCGTPLEKIDMDEDKADVEETETQSVDEEDESVEEDSQIEIDEDKADLPVKDEDNACPECGHVNAEGINFCIKCGTKLEKAEIGEDKAEIEETETQSVDDEDDSNEDKSSGEDSPVKDEGDACPECGHVNAEGTNFCISCGTELINQKQAEPQTNDNACPKCGHVNAEGTNFCINCGNKLDSVQSDVSQANGNDKKVCPKCGHENDYNYKYCKNCNLPLNENGETLDDKIEELRSEVCSFHKDVGSDKIELQVVQFYKRGPKNFLVHSKIPYSIDDTVSALKRVRNVNPVAIGDRNKFKILQYGSFKNIHLFLDEDTENETIVQYFMEDIRDSNSPPASILLDTSVHLATKREAKVLMKKLVKELEKSNFQ